The Bacteroidales bacterium genome includes a window with the following:
- a CDS encoding CcoQ/FixQ family Cbb3-type cytochrome c oxidase assembly chaperone: MRLARSVLDDIAGLEIYAIIGILIFFTFFIFLVIWVIRMKKRKVEEYSRMPLESDEDDDFSGTEDETDIEKTNNK; encoded by the coding sequence ATGAGACTGGCACGAAGCGTACTCGATGATATTGCAGGTCTGGAAATCTATGCCATCATTGGGATTCTTATATTCTTCACATTTTTTATTTTCCTTGTTATCTGGGTAATCCGGATGAAAAAACGTAAGGTGGAAGAATATAGCCGAATGCCGCTAGAGAGCGATGAAGATGATGATTTTTCAGGAACCGAAGATGAAACTGATATTGAGAAAACAAACAACAAGTAA
- the ccoN gene encoding cytochrome-c oxidase, cbb3-type subunit I — translation MELQKFTYDNKISRLFLNATVFWGIIAVLVGLTIAIELVVPLLTNGVSFLSFGRLRPLHTNAAIFAFVGNAIFMGIYYSLPRLLKTQIYSQTLGLINFWGWQLIIVAAAVSLPLGITVGKEYAELEWPIDIAIAVIWVVFGLNLIMTTVKRRVKHIYVAIWFYIATFVTVAVLHIVNSINIPVSLLKSYPVYAGIQDALVQWWYGHNAVAFFLTTPFLGLMYYFVPKAANRPVYSYRLSIIHFWSLIFLYIWAGPHHLLYSSLPDWAQALGVVFSVMLIAPSWGGTVNGLLTLRGAWDKVRRDPVLKMFVVAITAYGMATFEGPLLSFKTVNALSHFTDWTIAHVHIGALGWNGMLTFGMIYWLMPRLYKTKLWSVKMANAHFWLATTGMLFFAVPLYFAGITQSLMWKEFTEEGFLKYPNFMETVVQILPMYILRIFGGTLYVTGIVLLIINVIKTAGIGKFVRFEDDQAPALNPETLTDRGHRGLESRPVQFTILALFVILVGGIVQFVPMFMIKSNVPTIEAVKPYTPLELHGRDIYVREGCYNCHSQMVRPFRSEVERYGDYSKAGEVVYDHPFQFGSKRTGPDLARAGVPGSLVNKPNSWHFTHFDDPQKLIPQSIMPPYPWLYKRDLDVSTTAKKIRVMQSLGVPYPEEYDKIANEDLMQQAKVIADGLRTDGFENVDGKKEIIALIAYIQRLGLDIHRTGINTESN, via the coding sequence ATGGAGCTACAAAAGTTTACCTACGATAACAAAATCTCGCGCCTGTTCCTGAATGCCACTGTTTTTTGGGGCATCATAGCAGTACTTGTGGGATTAACAATAGCTATTGAACTGGTGGTTCCCTTGCTAACCAATGGGGTTTCATTTCTTTCATTCGGACGGTTAAGGCCATTGCATACCAATGCAGCCATTTTTGCCTTTGTTGGAAATGCAATTTTCATGGGGATTTACTATTCTTTACCCCGCTTGCTCAAGACGCAGATTTACAGTCAGACGCTGGGGCTGATCAATTTCTGGGGCTGGCAGTTGATCATAGTGGCAGCGGCTGTTTCGTTACCGCTTGGTATCACAGTTGGAAAAGAATACGCCGAACTGGAGTGGCCGATTGATATAGCTATTGCTGTTATCTGGGTCGTGTTTGGCCTGAACCTGATCATGACCACTGTAAAGCGAAGGGTCAAACATATCTATGTTGCCATCTGGTTTTACATCGCCACCTTTGTTACGGTGGCTGTATTGCATATTGTGAACTCAATCAATATACCTGTTTCATTACTAAAGAGTTACCCGGTTTATGCAGGCATTCAGGATGCGCTGGTGCAATGGTGGTATGGCCACAATGCAGTTGCTTTTTTTCTGACCACACCTTTTTTAGGGCTGATGTATTATTTTGTACCCAAAGCTGCGAACCGCCCCGTTTATTCCTACAGGCTTTCCATTATCCATTTCTGGTCGCTGATTTTCCTTTACATCTGGGCTGGGCCACACCATTTGTTGTATTCTTCTTTGCCTGATTGGGCTCAGGCATTGGGTGTAGTATTTTCCGTGATGCTCATAGCGCCATCCTGGGGTGGAACAGTGAATGGCCTGCTTACCTTGCGTGGTGCATGGGATAAAGTGAGAAGAGACCCGGTTCTAAAAATGTTTGTTGTAGCTATTACAGCTTATGGTATGGCAACTTTTGAGGGGCCGTTGCTTTCGTTCAAAACCGTAAATGCACTCAGCCATTTCACTGACTGGACCATCGCGCACGTTCATATTGGCGCGTTAGGCTGGAACGGTATGCTCACTTTTGGAATGATTTACTGGCTGATGCCCAGGTTGTATAAAACCAAACTATGGAGCGTGAAGATGGCCAACGCTCATTTCTGGCTGGCAACCACCGGTATGCTTTTCTTTGCTGTTCCACTGTATTTTGCCGGCATCACCCAAAGCCTGATGTGGAAAGAGTTTACGGAAGAAGGGTTTTTGAAGTACCCCAATTTCATGGAAACAGTGGTGCAGATTCTGCCCATGTATATCCTTCGCATTTTTGGCGGAACCTTATACGTCACTGGTATTGTATTGCTGATAATAAATGTGATCAAGACGGCCGGGATTGGGAAGTTTGTCCGTTTTGAAGATGACCAGGCACCTGCTCTGAACCCTGAAACCCTCACCGATCGCGGTCACCGGGGACTTGAATCCAGACCGGTGCAATTTACGATTCTTGCATTGTTTGTAATTCTTGTTGGAGGGATCGTACAGTTTGTACCTATGTTTATGATCAAATCAAATGTTCCTACCATTGAAGCCGTGAAACCTTACACTCCGCTTGAGTTGCATGGCCGCGACATTTATGTGCGGGAAGGATGTTACAATTGTCACAGTCAGATGGTGCGGCCATTCAGATCGGAAGTTGAACGCTATGGCGATTACTCCAAAGCCGGGGAAGTTGTCTATGATCATCCTTTCCAGTTTGGTTCCAAACGAACCGGACCCGACCTGGCAAGGGCAGGAGTGCCGGGCAGTCTTGTGAATAAACCAAACTCATGGCATTTTACCCATTTTGACGATCCGCAAAAACTCATTCCCCAATCCATTATGCCGCCTTATCCCTGGCTCTATAAACGTGATCTGGATGTGAGCACAACGGCAAAAAAAATCAGGGTAATGCAGTCATTGGGCGTTCCATATCCTGAAGAATATGATAAAATCGCCAATGAAGATCTTATGCAGCAAGCCAAAGTCATTGCCGATGGACTGCGCACTGATGGGTTTGAAAATGTGGATGGGAAAAAAGAAATTATTGCCCTCATAGCCTACATTCAAAGGCTTGGTCTGGACATCCACAGAACAGGAATTAACACAGAATCAAATTAG
- the ccoS gene encoding cbb3-type cytochrome oxidase assembly protein CcoS, translating to MSAIIFLIIIGIIVAAGFLAAFIWAVKSGQYDDDYSPSVRMLFEKKPKQDIQSEEVQTEKQQ from the coding sequence ATGTCTGCCATCATTTTTCTAATCATCATTGGGATCATTGTAGCCGCCGGTTTTCTTGCAGCCTTTATATGGGCTGTGAAAAGCGGGCAGTACGATGATGATTATTCTCCATCGGTAAGAATGCTTTTTGAGAAGAAACCAAAGCAAGATATACAATCAGAAGAGGTTCAAACAGAAAAACAACAATAA